tttttacaaactgcTTGTTCTCGGAACTTTTGCAACTCCCCCACGATTTGCCCATCTACATCACTTGGAAGCTCGCAGCGACGTCTTTTGTTGACATTATGCTTCTTTGCTGTAGATGATGGCTGCTTGATAACAGGTGAAGACGTACTCGTACTTCCCCTTTCACAGACGTCAACATCGGTTGCTGTTTGTACAGAACGCACACTGTCAGGTGCATCCGTGATATTAGTAGTTGATGAAGTATCATCAGGTGCAGCATCATCCATATCAAATTCAGAATTTGTGTCCTCATTTGGGGGTGTTGGTACATTACATGATGTGGCTCGTGGTGTCACATAGGGTATGAGGAATTCCATAGCATCGTAGAATACCCATTTCTTGGCTTTGATGCTAGCTGATCCAGATGTATGAGTAGTAAATTTCCTCTTTTCTCTCATAAAGTTGCTCCTTAATTGATGCCATTTTTCCTTGCAATCGGATtctgtggaaaaaataataatggtgattaGAAGGATGGTCATAATAGTAGTTATTATTACTTTAATGACAACAGCAGTGATGAAAAATAACATGGAAACAGAAGGCCTATTCATAGAgggtttctctctttctctattccaGACATGTTGCTACCGGAGTGTCTTTTGCTTCCCTTGGGTTCCAGTTCTACATTGGGAAGACTACAGTGCATAACATTGTCAAGGAAACAAGTAATGCCGTATAGGAGGTATTACAACCACAGTATATGCCAGTACCTGATCATCTACAGTGGAAAGAGATAGCAAGAGCATTTTTCGATAAATGCAATGTTCCAAACTGTATCGGAAGTGTGGATGGCAAGCATTGTCGCCTGAAATGCCCACCTAATGCAGGCTCACTTTTCCATAATTATAAACAGTATCACTCTATTGTATTAATGGGTATTGCTGATGCCAAGTGTTGTTTTACTCTGATTGATCTTGGGGCATGTGGGCGAAATAGTGACAGTGCAGTCTTTAGTAACTCTAATATGGGTAGGTCATTTCTCTCTGGTCATCTAGATATCCCACAGCCTGGTGAAATACCTACTACTGATATCAAAATACCCTTCTATCTCATAGGAGATGAAGAATTCCCTTTAAAGCCCAATATAATGAGGCCATATCCTCGAAAGGACCTAAATCACTCTAGAAAGGTATTCAACTATAGGATGAGTAGAGCTAGGAGAGCAGTAGAATGTGCTTTCGGAATGCTAACTCAGAAATTTAGTGTACTAAAAACATCAATGGAAACAAGCACTGAGGTATCTGGAATCTGTGTGCTTCATAATTTCATTCACCATGAAGACAGCATGAACTttcgtaatgataatgatgatgtaattGATGTTGTTGTTAATAGGCAAAATAATATTTCCTAGGAAAGCAATCCCTTCTATAGTTCAGTGCAGTACATGTAATTTCTACTGTAATAGCAGCGATAATAGTTCAATAAAAACTGTTAAAACTTacctttgcatttcatttctgtagCAATATCAGTCCATAATCCAGCAATCACATCACGATTACGGTGCATAGGATCACTTGGATCATAAATAGCACGTCGTTCTTGCACTAAACTGATGAGGAGTTCCACATTCATGATGCTTCCTGCTCGGCTGactcgccttgactgatgaaaaaatcATGGGACCGCGCGCATCAAtgattctgaatcgccatgaatctccatgatttgaattgacttGATAAgcttggtgtaaacgattccattgaatttaacgtggcgaatcatgaCGAATCATAAATTGGgttgattctccatgaattgaatcgattcgattcgcttggtgtaaacgcagccttggGAGGAGGGACACAGAGAATGTGTTTACTCTCGTATCTGCTTGTCTATCATCGAGACGATATTTCAGAAGAATTTGCTAGAATTTTCTGTTTGGTATCCACGTATAGCCTACATGTCTAGTAAGTATACTCAGTctctcatgatttatatatatgtatgtatgtatatatatatatatatatatatatatatatatatatatatatatatatatataaatctacctcatacttgggatcgaacgctagccccttctagtgaaaggccaggtcgaaaccaaccatgccacgagagcccataaaaggaaatcttaacctgacactaatctagctgtccgaggatttacctggtgagacatcagtctctttaccagcgagttttaccagatttccccgggccaccacgtgacacaattggtagtaattcattcaaattacccctaatgagtcaatatggataaatatcaacacaacatcgtgttcaaatagaaataaatttctacctcatacttgggatcgaacgctagccccttctagtgaaaggccaggtcgaaaccaaccatgccacgagagcccataaaaggaaatcttaacctgacactaatctagctgtccgaggatttacctggtgagacatcagtctctttaccagcgagttttaccagatttccccgggccaccacgtgacacaattggtagtaattcattcaaattacccctaatgagtcaatatggataaatatcaacacaacatcgtgttcaaatagaaataaatttctacctcatacttgggatcgaacgctagccccttctagtgaaaggccaggtcgaaaccaaccatgccacgagagcccataaaaggaaatcttaacctgacactaattaggggtaatttgaatgaattactaccaattgtgtcacgtggtggcccggggaaatctggtaaaactcgctggtaaagagactgatgtctcaccaggtaaatcctcggacagctagattagtgtcaggttaagatttccttttatgggctctcgtggcatggttggtttcgacctggcctttcactagaaggggctagcgttcgatcccaagtatgaggtagaaatttatttctatttgaacacgatgttgtgttgatatttatccatattgactcattaggggtaatttgaatgaattactaccaattgtgtcacgtggtggcccggggaaatctggtaaaactcgctggtaaagagactgatgtctcaccaggtaaatcctcggacagctagattagtgtcaggttaagatttccttttatgggctctcgtggcatggttggtttcgacctggcctttcactagaaggggctagcgttcgatcccaagtatgaggtagaaatttatttctatttgaacacgatgttgtgttgatatttatccatatatatatatatatatatatatatgtatatatgtatatatatatatatatatatatatatatatatatatatatgtgtgtgtgtgtgtgtgtgtgtgtgtgtgtatgagagtgttTGCCTCTTCGAGGTCTCGATTTGAGAAATGAGGGCCCAGTAGGCACTCCCGTAAAAAAGCAGCTCCATTATTTGTGATGTTGCCCCACATGGGCATTCAGGGTTGGGGGCAAACCCCCATTTGTGTAAAGGGTTCTTTTTACTCTGGTTGATGTGGAATCAAAATCAAATTATGCTTAGACATCTTTATAATTTCTGGTAATACAAAATGGCACAGTTATGAAGCTATCTAGTTAAATGCTGTATAGGCCTAGCGTTTGTTAATGCTGCATATACCTGACTATGAAGTCCATGTGAAAAGCTCTTCCATCTGAAAATGTTACGATTGTCCTATAGATATTGGGAGAAATGACAGTCACcctacccatattattattattactagccaggctagaATGCTAATTGAAAAAGTATTATACTGCAAGTCCAGGTGATCCCACatggaaggaaataaactacatgagaagtaatgaataactaatataaaacatttttagatCAATAATGATTTAAAAGAGATTTGCCATATATAAATTATGGAGAGATTTAGGTCAACccatttaacataaaaaaacacCCGCTATAAGTTTGAATTTCTAGGCatactaattcagaaaaaaaaatcaaaatcagttttttttcttGGGTGCGAGTTGGTAACATTTCATAAATATAAGAATTACTAGAACATTTATTTCAGATATATAAACAATGTCAAATCTTAGATATTCAGAGTTGATTAAAATTGAATTTATGGACTCCTTGTacaaataaaaattctcttaaaatataagaaaatgtcaataaatatgataaaagtatTGAGAATTACCAATAAATCAACTGATTAATATTTAAACAAACCCCATCATCCTTTAACAGATACATAAGGGAAACTTGAACAACATAatcaaaagaaattataatttcatCAGTTGATAAATATTTGGAAAACcgtaagatatttatttttatatgttttgatTATGAAAATATGAGGAACGTCTGGTGATAGAGGCAAGTGAATTGACACCTCTCCAGAATAatctatcacatatatatatatatacatatatatatatatatatatatatatatatatatatatatatatatatatatatatatatatatgtatgtatgtgtgtgtgtatatatatacatatatatatatatatatatatatatatatatatatatatatatatatatatatatatatatatatatatatatatgtgtgtgtgtgtgtttgtatatatacatatatacatatatatatatatatatatatatatatatatatatatatatatatatatatatatatatatatatatatatatatatatatatatatatatatacgtacatatattatacacacacacacacacatatatatatatatatatatatatatatatatatatatgtatatgtatatgtatatatatatatatatatatatatatatatatatatatatatacaaatatatattatatacatatatatatactgtatatatatgtatatatatataaatatatattatatacatatatatactgtatatatatatatataatatatatatatatatatatatatatatatatatatatatatatatatatatatatatatgtgtgtatatatatatatatatatatatatatatatatatatatatatatatatatatatatatatatatatatatatttcttttctgataCCATTCCATATTTACATTAATCATATAACATCTTACAATCGTTCATtctgaaaatgtaataaaatctcTTTGCATGTGAAAAATTAATACTGAAATGACTGCTAAATTAAATCAAAGTATCTACATAAACCATGCACTGTACTTTATATGACTTGCTTTGGCATCTTGTAATACAAtcaatattaattaaaatcacatataCATTTTTCGAATAGATCAAAGTAGGCCTATTGATATTCATGTAAACCCtagattttttttccccaaaacgTAACCCGTTAAGAGTTTCAATGGACCTGGTCAGCATCCTTATAGTCTGAATCATCGAGAGTGAAGTAATCTTCCAGTTTCCACCTCAAAGTGGAGAACGTTGGTCTCTTGTTAGGGTCTCTGGCCCACGTCTCTAACATGATGTTGTACATGTTCTTCGGGCAAGCGGGTGGTTGGGGCATTCGGTATCCCTTCTCGACCTGGTCGGCTACTTCGGCGTTCGTCATTCCTAcgcgaaaaaaagaggaagaacatTGGAGTGGAATAAacgctgcatttataggtagggcaatgcatataaaagaagagtttaagaagtccaaactgattaccacaacaggttgccaaaactgatgatagcaaggtgttatcctatctaatttcaaggtagaagggaataaaagtaaagattgagaacctcattatgatattaattatttaaggcacagataatataaacttaataacaataataagaataagattaGAAGCTTTgcgcctatctataaagagatagagtgcccgcaaacttattttgcggagtgagcaataaggaaccaggaaccagaatAGCTGGAAGCGACTATCTGTATAGTGGTTACTTCAAACCAACtagactaacccccccccccccaccccaaaaggAAAATATAGTAATGGTCACTTTAAAACAATCAAATAGAGAGCACCATTAAGGCCAGCTGAAACATGTCACTCACCAGGATAAGGAACCATGCCATAGGTCATGATCTCCATCAGGAGGATTCCGAAGGACCAGACGTCAGATTTGGTGGTGAATTTGTTATAGTTCAAAGCTTCAGGAGCTGTCCACTTGATGGGGAATTTGGCACCTTCGTGGGCCTGGTACTCCTCCTCCTATAAATAAAATGTGGCTTGGAttagattattttttattagtagagattcgaaatgaaaaaaaaaaataaggttatacATCACTTGGGGAAGAACGAAAACATTTTAGCGGTGAACAAGAGCCATACAAAGAATAGATTGTAGCCTTATTCATATCCAAAGTTATATAATCTTATAATCTGTTGTTTTTAAGAAATATGTAAGCAAAGGTGTACGGTGTACAGTTTCGAAAGTCCCGTCGTTTAATTACAGTTGGTTTTGTATCCCGGGTTACGTCGAAAATGCTGAATTGGAAAGGTTAGGAGGATTCTTATACTTGCACAGTTGACGAACAGTTCATCTTATCCAGAGATAGTTGAGAAAGTTAAGATGCCTGGCTATGCAACAATGGTCCAAGACTAAATATTCCCTGGCCTGTTAATTACAATTCCATTCGGACAACACTTGTCTTCTTTCTCTGAACTTTCATAGCTATAATTATACTAATGgacatatttttatgtaatttccttaACGAAGAGTTGAGAAATCTTTTCTGTTAGATGGGCTGGTCATAGAAATATTGGAAACCGGTGTTACTGAATAGCCCAAAGGACCGTAAATGGCATAGAAAGCGTAAAAGGGGGCCAATAAATGGGCATAGAAAGTGTAAAGGAACGTAAAGGAGGTCAATAAAAGGGCATAGAAAGTGTAAAGGAACGTGAAGGAGGTCAATAAAATGGCATAGAAAGTGTAAAGGAACGTGAAGGAGGTCAATAAAGGGGCATAGAAAGTGTAAAGGAACGTGAAGGAGGTCAATAAAGGGGCATAGAAAGCACACGGGAACGTAAAGGAGGGCAATAAAGAGATATAAAAAGTGTAAAGGAACCTGAAGGAGGTCAATAAAGGGGCATAGAAAGCACACGGGAACGTAAAGGAGGGCAATAAAGAGATATAAAAAGTGTAAAGGAACCTGAAGGAGGTCAATAAAGGGGCATAGAAAGCACACGGGAACGTAAAGGAGGGCAATAAAGGGACATAGAAAGCACAAGGGAATGTAAAGGAGGTCAAAATATTTAGTTTTCTTATTAAGAAGTTTTACAGGCAATGCCCATATACTGTAGGTACTGTTCCTTATGtgaaagtaaaatatatctcaATGACCCACGGTGTTTGCGAGCGCCGCTCAAAATGCACAGCTTGCCAGAACATACTgtaggagcagtgatgtaatgttGATTTTGCGAGAGCAGTGATCCACGGAAGAGAGAAAACCATTAGCACTATAGCCGAGAGCGAGGCCCATTAACATTCGGTATTGTCAACTCACATTACTACCCATGCTAGGAATCGTTATGTCCATCGTAAGTGTACTACCAATCACTTTCTCCTGAGTATTGACTAGTAATATGGTAATTTCATATCCCTTTGCGTTCCTTTACGCTTTTCAGGAACAACCATTGGAAACAAACTGCAGTGTGTGAAGCAGTTGAGAGAGCATTTATAATAGGTAGCATATATTAAATAGTACACATAGCACTTGCCTTGACTAGTCTTGACAGCCCGAAATCTGCCACTTTGACGATATGATTTTTGCCGACTAAAACATTCCTGGCTGCCAAATCCCTGTGGATGTAGTTCTCCCCTTCCAGGTACTCCATACCGGCTGCAACTTGAGCTCCTATGTAGACCTGGTCTTCTAGTACCATTCCTCTTCCAATACCTAGCGGAGTAGTGATTTTTGTATTACCAATCAGTTGGTTGAGTTTTGGGAAAATTACAGTTTAGAACTAATAGCCAAAGTGAGTTACCAAAAGTTTTTGACTAAGAACTGAAGAGATAGAAAACTTGTCATCAGCATGAGACTAGCCTTAAAAATATAAATCGGAAGAGGAGAAAATTACATTATGACAGATGTAAACAttgaataaaatgtgaaataaGTAGTCTTTTTACGAAGAACATTGCTATGCAACTAACCCCTTATATAATCAAGCAACGACCCATTTTGCATTAGTTCTGTGATGATGAACACAGGTTCATCCCTAGTGCACACGCCATAAAGCTGCAACAACTTCTTATGACGTAATTTCTTCAAA
The DNA window shown above is from Palaemon carinicauda isolate YSFRI2023 chromosome 37, ASM3689809v2, whole genome shotgun sequence and carries:
- the LOC137629099 gene encoding uncharacterized protein gives rise to the protein MNVELLISLVQERRAIYDPSDPMHRNRDVIAGLWTDIATEMKCKESDCKEKWHQLRSNFMREKRKFTTHTSGSASIKAKKWVFYDAMEFLIPYVTPRATSCNVPTPPNEDTNSEFDMDDAAPDDTSSTTNITDAPDSVRSVQTATDVDVCERGSTSTSSPVIKQPSSTAKKHNVNKRRRCELPSDVDGQIVGELQKFREQAVCKNENESDPDRQFLLSLLPLMNQLSPIDSIDIKIEIHQAFRRKLTKDQNSSYGKPSDSSSDNEFPL